ATTATACCCTTGTGTTTTCATTTCtggaaaatattgtcatttgaCGCGTTCGGTTCTGAAATTCTGAATTTGCTATGGACGTGAATTCTCAGTTTTACGTGCATATGTTAACATAGACAtgataataaatttattcaagTAAATTACAGAATGTAAGATATGAGACCATGTTAAAATAAACGAGTCCTTACACATGTTGATGGATAGCATTGGAATtgtgttttaatgttttatacagAGTTGTATGTTCATACAGGGcatgttgaaaagaaaaatatgaatccCCCCTTTCGTAAATAACTTATAATTAGCATATTTAGGGATTTGCTAGAGTAAAACACGATATCAGTTAGTGAAATCAATCTTTCTAGAAGAGgtcttttaaagaaatagattCCAGAGTCATTTCTTTACATAGGAAAGAAAATATGTGGTCAACAGACATACAAATCAATGGAGCATGGTATTTAGTAACTATCTATTTAAAGAAACATAGAATATAAATAAGTCTAGCTGTGTCTGAGTCACGAACTGGATATGAATTTATCAaactttattttactttatctttGTGTTTACAACTTGCAATGCTTAGCAAGGTATTACTactatattgtaatattattaacATTAATTAGAATGTTGTTCGTTGAGTTGCCAAACTAATAATTCTTTATTATGGTATAAATGCTCGCGCCATGTCTTGTTAACAAATAAATTACTCAAAGattcttttatatttgaatagCGACAAACACAAAACTAATGGGcacaattaattattatatatttatgtgaAACTAAAAGCAATTCAATTTCACGCTAGGTTACATGTAGCTTAGCATACAACGTAAAATCCGTTGGAAATATATTCCATTTagtatttgaaacaaaatataatttgaaattgCAATTATGCCCATAAATCAGTAGCATTTTTCTAAACCCATCCACCCCAATCTCATCATCGTTAACATGTTTCAAGAGATAAAACTCGAGATTGTCCCTTTATTGTTGGTTGGTGGATTTCAAATAAGACAACAGTGTCTGTGGCCAAAGCCAAcataaaactgtatattttcCAATAATAAGAGATAAACTTATATTCTCGGCTAATTTTACTGTGCTATGGATGGTTTATCTCGCGACAACCCCCTCTTCTTAATATTGTAATTTCACACAATTATCAATCTGATTTAGGGAGATTTTATTCCATAATATGACATTATCAACATAAATCGATGTAAATCAAACAAACATAAATCGtaataaataacaaatcaaTATGATACAAACAAACTACAGAAggatatttttgataaaagcattaaataatatattcaaaaaCATTGCGATAGGATTAATactgtttaaataaaacaaagcaaCAAGAAATACATGCAGTCTTTGATAGTCGTTAATGACACGTTCGTGAATCAAATACCTAGAAAATTATAAAGTCAAATTGATGTCTGTGTTTGAATCAcgaaaaaaatagccattaatTACAAGGTAGTTTTTTCCCATGAGATTCCGTTCTCTTATTCTCTACAAAATTGCCTGCTATTCGTAATGTTCATAACTCCCAATATTATGCACTCTTCGTGTCCGTCTCGGAGTGAGGTTCCGGACCGTATCGAAAAGGTCTTGCTTCGGTTTCTTTTCCGACATTGGAGGAGGTTTCTTCTTCCGTGTACAGCAATGAATGACCAGACAAATCATGGAGGTAATAAACGCGCTCCCACCGGCAGCCGCCACCATCATGTAAATCGTATTCATGGAGAACATTCCTTCCGCCGGCTTAGGCGTCGTCTGGTTTCCTGCAGGTGGAACTGGAGTGGTATTTTTAGCTGTCGTCTGCTTAACAGTGGTTGTGGTGGTGGGTTTGGCGGTAGATGTTGTAGTAGGTTTTTCAGTGGTAGTGGTAGGAGTAGTGGTAGGAGGGGTGGTGGTTGTGGTGGTAGGAGGGGTGGTAGTCGTGGTGGGGGTACTGGTTGTTGTCGGGGTGGTGGTTGTGGTCGTCGTAGTGGTAGGGGTAGTGGTAGTAGTGGTGGTGGTAGTCGTTGTAGTGGTGGTTGGAATATCGGTCACGGTCACTTGCATGTTGACCACATTCTGTTTCTTCACGTTGTTGGCCTGAACCGTCCACTGGCCGTCGTCATCAACGTCCAATGACTTTATGGTAAGAACACCTGTCTCAGATACTTCGTAATTTGGATTATCATAGTTATAGTACTTCAACTCCGTCCCATCAGGCTTTGTCCAAATGACTTCCGGAAATGGGTCTCCTCCAAATGTACACGAAATTTTGAGGCTGGTGTGATATTTGCCGGTACTTGAAGTTGAAGAACAACTTACAGATGCCGGTACACAGGTTAGCTGGGAGGAAGGGACATTTACAATGGACATGTATTGGAGGGTTTCTGGTGTACTACACGTGACAGATTCCGGTACTGGACTAGGAAGCACTTTTACCCACTCCAAGGCACAGGTGCATTTCCAATCGTTGTCATTTAAGTGGATACTCTTTATGTGTGGTAATGGCATTATTGATGAATTGGAAAGTTCCGTAAAAATGTTTCCGGAAATGTCGATATAAGCCAGATTTGTAAGTGTCTTGGTGAAGCTCCAGTCTAATTGCTTGAGTTTGTTTCCATGAAGGTCTAACACCTTCAACATTGGAAGATGGTCTAATAAGCGCTTGTCCAGTTTCTTTAAGCCCATCTCTGCAAGATATAATTCTGTTAATTTGCTTAAATCGTTGAAAGCAGACAATTGTAATTCAGTGCCATTATTTCCAgacaaattcaaaactttgagtCTTGTTAACCCCTTTAACGTGTTTTGT
The nucleotide sequence above comes from Magallana gigas chromosome 2, xbMagGiga1.1, whole genome shotgun sequence. Encoded proteins:
- the LOC136272733 gene encoding platelet glycoprotein Ib alpha chain-like; protein product: MLESKCAIVISCVLIVVSFGKVETSCPTQCQCSNVSAICRPGLTSFPSGLPSHFTALQLSGTFSSRNQIPSIESSHLNSFQKLERLYMAFSNVESIASASLPPTLITLDLSFNKIGEIAQNTLKGLTRLKVLNLSGNNGTELQLSAFNDLSKLTELYLAEMGLKKLDKRLLDHLPMLKVLDLHGNKLKQLDWSFTKTLTNLAYIDISGNIFTELSNSSIMPLPHIKSIHLNDNDWKCTCALEWVKVLPSPVPESVTCSTPETLQYMSIVNVPSSQLTCVPASVSCSSTSSTGKYHTSLKISCTFGGDPFPEVIWTKPDGTELKYYNYDNPNYEVSETGVLTIKSLDVDDDGQWTVQANNVKKQNVVNMQVTVTDIPTTTTTTTTTTTTTTPTTTTTTTTTPTTTSTPTTTTTPPTTTTTTPPTTTPTTTTEKPTTTSTAKPTTTTTVKQTTAKNTTPVPPAGNQTTPKPAEGMFSMNTIYMMVAAAGGSAFITSMICLVIHCCTRKKKPPPMSEKKPKQDLFDTVRNLTPRRTRRVHNIGSYEHYE